From the genome of Sphingobacterium kitahiroshimense, one region includes:
- a CDS encoding cytochrome C oxidase subunit IV family protein, which yields MSQHHDNIAHEEHGHGEGMDKKGIWRIFFVLLALTAVEFLIALGFVHHWQILAKGALVNTIYIVLTLVKAYYIVAYFMHLKFEKSSFIVTVSIVFIFIIYFIILMLTEGNFLLNDLHPHQLWENK from the coding sequence ATGTCACAACATCACGATAATATTGCTCATGAGGAGCACGGACACGGAGAAGGAATGGACAAAAAGGGTATCTGGAGAATTTTCTTCGTCCTTTTAGCATTAACTGCTGTCGAATTCTTAATCGCATTGGGGTTTGTTCATCATTGGCAAATCTTAGCAAAAGGTGCTTTAGTTAATACCATCTATATTGTATTAACATTAGTAAAAGCTTACTATATTGTAGCTTACTTTATGCACTTGAAATTTGAGAAATCCAGTTTCATCGTTACTGTAAGTATTGTATTTATCTTCATTATTTATTTTATCATTTTAATGCTAACTGAAGGTAACTTCTTATTGAATGATTTGCATCCTCACCAGTTGTGGG